A stretch of DNA from Verrucomicrobiia bacterium:
CGATCTTGATTGAGGCAAGCGAGCCGTCGCACTTGGCGACCACCTTGACAGCTCCCCCGCCGCTGGTGGCCTCGACGGTACGCTTGGCCAGGTCCTGTTGAATCTGCTCCATCTGCTGCTGCATGCGCGCAGCCTGTTTCATTAATTTGCCAATGCTCGACATGGGGTCAGTGGGTTAAATTCGTTAAACGGTTTTTCACAACAGGTTCTTAAGCGCGGACATCCACGATTTGCCCCCTGAAAATCTCGAGGGC
This window harbors:
- a CDS encoding YbaB/EbfC family nucleoid-associated protein; the encoded protein is MSSIGKLMKQAARMQQQMEQIQQDLAKRTVEATSGGGAVKVVAKCDGSLASIKIDPQAINPADAQLLEDMVLSAANQALGQAKEISTAEMGKVTAGFNLPGLT